In Quadrisphaera sp. DSM 44207, one DNA window encodes the following:
- a CDS encoding DUF72 domain-containing protein, protein MGRIRVGTSSWTDRELLESGWYPQGARTPEQRLRHYATRFPLVEVDSTYYTPPSERNSVLWSQRTPDGFRFHVKAFSLLTGHPTRVAAIHRDLRPDTRRSTVTAGDLPPAVVDAVWERFLSALEPLHASGRLGAVLLQFPPRFVDTARNREHLVRCAQRCRPYRACVELRSATWMREGARDDVLALLRSHDVSYVCVDAPRGHPSSVPPVAAVTAEPAVVRFHGRSPHWSGGDAQERFRHRYAREELAEWVPRVLALAEEADVHLLFNTCCGDSAQVAARQMADLLPAGLLVAPSA, encoded by the coding sequence GTGGGCCGGATCCGGGTGGGCACGTCGTCGTGGACGGACCGGGAGCTGCTGGAGTCCGGGTGGTACCCACAGGGCGCGCGCACGCCCGAGCAGCGCCTGCGGCACTACGCGACCCGCTTCCCGCTGGTGGAGGTGGACTCGACCTACTACACCCCGCCGAGCGAGCGGAACTCGGTGCTGTGGTCCCAGCGCACCCCCGACGGGTTCCGCTTCCACGTCAAGGCGTTCTCCCTGCTCACCGGGCACCCCACCCGGGTCGCCGCGATCCACCGCGACCTGCGCCCGGACACCCGCCGCAGCACCGTGACCGCCGGCGACCTGCCGCCCGCCGTCGTCGACGCGGTGTGGGAGCGGTTCCTGTCCGCGCTGGAGCCGCTGCACGCGAGCGGCCGGCTCGGCGCGGTGCTCCTGCAGTTCCCGCCGCGGTTCGTCGACACCGCCCGCAACCGGGAGCACCTGGTGCGGTGCGCGCAGCGCTGCCGGCCCTACCGGGCGTGCGTGGAGCTGCGCAGCGCCACGTGGATGCGCGAGGGCGCCCGCGACGACGTCCTCGCCCTCCTGCGCTCGCACGACGTGTCGTACGTCTGCGTCGACGCCCCCCGGGGCCACCCGTCCTCGGTGCCGCCGGTCGCCGCCGTGACCGCTGAGCCGGCCGTGGTCCGCTTCCACGGGCGCAGCCCGCACTGGTCCGGCGGCGACGCGCAGGAGCGCTTCCGCCACCGCTACGCGCGCGAGGAGCTCGCCGAGTGGGTCCCCCGCGTGCTGGCCCTCGCCGAGGAGGCCGACGTGCACCTGCTGTTCAACACCTGCTGCGGCGACAGCGCCCAGGTCGCCGCCCGGCAGATGGCCGACCTGCTGCCGGCCGGGCTCCTCGTCGCGCCCTCCGCGTGA